A DNA window from Plasmodium brasilianum strain Bolivian I chromosome 12, whole genome shotgun sequence contains the following coding sequences:
- a CDS encoding hypothetical protein (conserved Plasmodium protein), with protein MMNFGTTCEIGKGTGAEEEEEEEEEEQERFYRKLEELKCLRKIKAKDLISNYLIYLVLFVQKILEKNEESKILTELKNEERKKELIKENIGKIKEKLKGSKNGSQIKAEEIHYNHHVHYRQRGLHEQGDDKKKLKGKSNSPKGDKSSNGGDNSNRGGNNIGGVNISHNGTCNNNHSSTNDGKKCKLVNICNDLTCAFHFCVLLLVSNLKEEKENEKKGHSVSEKRMDGIFSVLERHSEGEDDDNDSGIYSGIYSGIDNNGNKNNNSGKGNVSVKKSSAISQRKEAGKRFQSDRSRTANRRKLLYHLNLVYISVCFYNIYLLNDKDYYFLYISLLLFLNNFSYFKDKTISHYICMNKKVYIKYDISVCKFLFDICKTIGVSYKKKKNIYLCLFFLTYSFLFLKKCMNKNDKCNKAEYTNNREFNMEAINIFQHMNDVFLDLNFFSASTFFVLKSIDMHFSLLKNDMDMVSGEVGGEEMAQKHAIRDATSNGYNSLRMNKDNAHYYIFREECGSDNTMVVAKKRSIPMDEKLKEIMNVTISLYNNITECNYIFLDMHLLSIYEHLVFVSFYMIKDVYKLFHSLKKEKEKKILQEYKYMTYRNLLEIYIIYLKYNYLNYSQTGCGLVDTYTYVNNIYRISEKVKREFYSLLKNTPTNEQAMSEHFSEEMETDRETFSKKYFEESKIFIYDNTIKVEEEISVLYDPILYINYDDLTKKNVSYCEGAHGLLLKRREYNYNEHSFIISDNNFIYTFLYEQILKENNLSFDKEEINQISFIVSGTYEKMSFSKFFQENVRSIDEIVEAIFNLIEKEKSFETCTNVSSDGTINIDIDINHCKEFFQIFHFNKITLEHMKFNVCNFCYSKYNNLAINKMKKMYKNFSKCRDNNREYEELASKSANNVQEEKENNWMSYYSIHNNIHYLCYNYKEIAFLFKNVKKYKKKSFEYFSLFNQTTIHLDILLNSSEAYFYFNFFTKTFDEYIKNYMNMLSSISYPLKYIEHKQYLSYKRELTLKCALLLKDIYICKKCNTLNENIYFKSVNKNKNLNFDDNIFGILTTEQKNIIWQILKYYFSFLNTYPIDKETTNEVLFENEEEKKSYFDIYFYACKTLSTVEDKMFLTQAVHHYQYLLNYSLKNKMYEDEKYNEYMQNVCKKSLYVLQVKLSDIG; from the exons ATGATGAATTTTGGCACAACATGTGAAATAGGAAAAGGAACAGGAGcagaggaagaagaagaagaagaagaagaagaacaAGAACGTTTTTACCGCAAACTAGAGGAATTAAAATGcttgagaaaaataaaggcAAAGGATTTGATAAGTAATTATTTGATTTACTTAGTTTTGTTTGTTCAGaaaattttggaaaaaaatgaagaatccAAAATTTTAACCGAActtaaaaatgaagagaggaaaaaagaattaataaaagaaaatatcgggaaaataaaagagaaattaAAGGGGAGTAAAAATGGGTCTCAAATAAAAGCAGAGGAAATACATTATAACCATCACGTACATTATCGGCAGAGGGGATTACATGAACAAGGAGACGATAAAAAGAAACTAAAAGGAAAATCAAATTCCCCTAAAGGTGATAAAAGCAGTAATGGAGGTGATAACAGTAACAGAGGTGGTAACAACATCGGCGGAGTTAATATCAGTCATAACGGCACTTGTAACAACAACCACAGTAGTACTAATGATGGGAAGAAGTGCAAGTTGGTGAACATTTGCAATGACCTTACATGcgcttttcatttttgtgtGTTACTACTAGTTAGCAATTTGAAGGAGGagaaagaaaatgaaaaaaaggggCATTCAGTTTCTGAAAAAAGAATGGATGGTATATTTAGTGTTTTAGAAAGGCACAGTGAAGGGGAAGACGACGATAATGATAGTGGTATCTATAGCGGTATCTATAGCGGTATCGATAACAATGGCAATAAGAATAACAACAGCGGTAAAGGAAACGTTAGTGTAAAAAAGAGTAGTGCTATTTCTCAGCGGAAAGAAGCAGGGAAACGATTCCAAAGTGACAGGAGCAGGACAGCTAACAGGCGTAAATTGCTTTATCACCTAAACTTGGTATACATTTCagtatgtttttataatatatacttattaaatgataaggactattactttttatatatcagtTTACtcctatttttaaataatttttcctatttCAAGGACAAAACAATAAgtcattatatatgtatgaataaaaaggtatatattaaatatgacATATCtgtatgtaaatttttatttgatatatgtAAAACCATAGGTGTaagttataaaaagaaaaagaacatTTACCTCTGTCTATTCTTTTTAACGTATAgctttttattcttaaaaaaatgtatgaataaaaatgataaatgtaataaagcagaatatacaaataatagaGAATTTAACATGGAGgcaattaatatttttcaacaTATGAACGATGTATTTTTAgatttaaactttttttcaGCCTCTACCTTCTTTGTTTTGAAGAGTATTGATATGCATTTTTCGCTTTTGAAAAATGATATGGATATGGTATCAGGGGAGGTGGGTGGTGAGGAGATGGCACAGAAACACGCAATTCGAGATGCCACCTCAAATGGTTATAACAGCTTAAGGATGAATAAGGACAATGCtcattattacatttttagaGAAGAATGCGGTAGTGATAATACAATGGTAGTAGCCAAGAAGAGGAGTATTCCCATggatgaaaaattaaaggaaatAATGAATGTTACAATATCTCTCTATAACAATATAACTGAGtgcaattatatatttttagataTGCATTTGTTGTCCATATATGAACATCTTGTGTTTGTTTCGTTTTATATGATTAAGGATGTGTACAAGTTATTTCATTcgttgaaaaaagaaaaagaaaaaaagattttacaggaatataaatatatgacaTATAGAAACTtgttagaaatatatattatatatttaaaatataattatttgaattattcTCAAACAGGTTGTGGTTTGGTTGatacttatacatatgtaaataatatataccgAATTAGTGAAAAGGTAAAAAGagaattttattctttattgaAAAATACTCCTACTAATGAACAAGCGATGAGTGAACACTTTTCGGAAGAGATGGAAACAGATAGag AAAcgttttctaaaaaatatttcgaGGAGAGTAAAATTTTCATCTATGATAATACCATAAAAGTGGAGGAAGAAATATCAGTTTTATATGACCCgatattatacataaactACGATGATTTGACGAAAAAGAATGTGTCATATTGTGAAGGAGCTCATGGGTTATTGCTCAAAAGAAGggaatataattataatgaacACTCTTTTATCATATcagataataattttatctatacatttttatatgaacaaatattAAAGGAGAATAATTTAAGTTTTGATAAGGAAGAAATAAATCAAATTAGCTTCATTGTTTCTGGAACTTATGAAAAGATGTCTTTTTCAAAGTTCTTTCAAGAGAATGTAAGATCGATCGATGAAATTGTGGAAGCTATTTTTAATCTtattgaaaaggaaaaatctTTCGAAACTTGTACTAATGTTAGTAGTGATGGTACAATTAACATTGACATTGATATAAATCATTGCAAAGAATTCtttcaaatatttcattttaataagaTTACGTTAGAACATATGAAATTTAATGTGTGTAATTTCTGCTAttctaaatataataatttagcAATTAATAAGATGAAAAAgatgtataaaaatttctCAAAGTGTCGGGATAATAATCGGGAATACGAAGAATTAGCATCGAAGTCAGCAAATAATGTACAAGAGGAAAAAGAGAATAACTGGATGAGTTATTATTCcattcataataatattcacTATTTATGTTACAACTATAAAGAaattgcatttttatttaaaaatgtaaagaaatataaaaagaaaagttttgaatatttttctttatttaatcaGACAACTATACACTtagatattttattaaattcaagtgaagcatatttttatttcaatttttttacaaaaacatTTGATgagtacataaaaaattatatgaacatgTTAAGCTCCATTAGCTACCCTTTAAAGTATATTGAACATAAACAATACTTATCATATAAAAGAGAATTAACCTTAAAATGTGCCTTATTGTTAAaggatatttatatatgtaaaaaatgcaACACacttaatgaaaatatttattttaaatctgttaataaaaataaaaatttaaatttcgATGACAATATCTTTGGAATTTTAACCACTGAGcagaaaaacataatatggcaaatattaaaatattatttctcttttttaaatacttatCCCATTGATAAAGAAACAACAAATGAAGTCCTCTTTGAAAacgaagaggaaaaaaaatcatactttgatatttatttttatgcttGTAAAACCTTATCAACGGTTGAAGacaaaatgtttttaacTCAAGCAGTACATCATTAccaatatttattaaattattctttgaaaaataaaatgtatgaaGATGAAAAGTACAACGAGTATATGCAAAATGTCTGTAAAAAATCTCTCTATGTGTTGCAGGTAAAGCTAAGCGACATTGgctaa
- a CDS encoding syntaxin — translation MDRSDDFIYLCKKYDKNIIFTRRVLKCKDEFLIKGSEIYTKLFSNCDYIDNNTLQKYGLFFGTNSSSSSINSNNSSSISSYSNSYGKEKRTRIKNKDNLLYSVNKISEEIKLFKPKKEIHKYVLNCLSNLLNIFIDIVNKHENNLSSYYLKLNKYTNLYFYDVKSIKCDFCCLNRLNNHIYSSNLYDKNLKKYKDDFDFSIQVSSNKEQINYNISKSISNNMGHINDHRKNTSTNSWDCNTKCSNNETLFEDNTKNAINTNNGDKDRLKSNLIPTNENKNTNLRRRKDKKVTFDMYSYVEEEEEKKKRENMHNNGVFQDNFTSNDINYHSNNYSCNNSQTLEFKKYVDLFEKEENTYIMETKKKIAKISNLMNIFVNKIYEQNENLKMIEHIVEESIENVSQGNTYLNKIQNKKSMNSLIFFVLICTSIFLFLFDFFR, via the coding sequence ATGGATCGATCTGATgacttcatatatttatgtaaaaaatatgacaaaaatataatttttacaagaAGAGTTTTAAAATGCAAAGATGAATTTCTCATTAAAGGCAGCgaaatttatacaaaattatttagtaACTGTGattatatagataataacacattacaaaaatatggtttattttttggtactaacagtagtagtagtagtattaatagtaacaatagcAGTAGCATTAGCAGTTATAGTAACAGTtatggaaaagaaaagagaacaagaataaaaaataaagataatttattatactccgtaaataaaatatcagaggaaataaaactttttaaaccaaaaaaagaaatacataaatatgttttaaacTGCTTAAGtaatttgttaaatatatttattgatatTGTTAATAAGCATGAAAACAATTTGAGtagttattatttaaaattaaataaatatacaaatttatatttttatgatgtAAAAAGTATTAAGTGTGACTTTTGTTGTCTTAACAGACTGaataatcatatttattCCTCCAATTTGTATGataagaatttaaaaaaatacaaagatGATTTTGATTTTTCCATTCAAGTCTCTTCAAATAAAGAGCAGataaattataacattaGTAAAagtattagtaataatatggGACACATAAATGATCATAGGAAAAATACAAGTACAAACAGTTGGGATTGTAATACAAAGTGCTCTAATAATGAAACTCTTTTTGAagataatacaaaaaatgcaataaatacaaataatggTGATAAGGATAGGTTAAAATCAAATTTAATTCCTACAAATGAGAATAAGAATACAAATTTGAGGAGAAGAAAAGATAAGAAGGTTACCTTTGATATGTACAGTTATGttgaagaagaggaagagaaaaaaaaaagagaaaacatGCATAATAATGGTGTTTTTCAGGATAATTTCACATCAAATGATATTAACTATCATTCCAATAATTACAGTTGTAATAATAGTCAGACACTGGAATTCAAAAAGTATGTGGACCTTTTTGAAAAGGAAGAGAACACGTACATAATggaaaccaaaaaaaaaatagcaaaaataagtaatttgatgaatatatttgttaataaaatatatgagcagaatgaaaatttaaaaatgattgAACATATAGTAGAAGAAAGTATAGAAAATGTGTCTCAAGGAAACActtatttaaacaaaattcaGAATAAGAAAAGCATGAATTCCcttatatttttcgttttaatATGcacttcaatttttttgtttttattcgATTTTTTCCGATAG